A single genomic interval of Porphyromonas sp. oral taxon 275 harbors:
- a CDS encoding ribonuclease III family protein has product MILRFLRDNLKRLLGRRPKEPLSLLVELLGFEPQDRALYDLAFRHSSMSRTDETGFKLNNERLEFLGDSVLATAMSHYLYLEHPHWDEGELSKHRGAMVKRAVNNAVALRMGLDRFLQIRRDVRQGSSDIYGNTLEALIGAIFLDRGYLRAEAFVLERVLPLFLELERSLMDQTMNYKSLLLEWTQKHRLSLDFRMLQEPKRSGVPFVCGVFVDDKRIGLGRGLNKKEAHQDAAHKALLALCRADEAVARELGINPALLESSEA; this is encoded by the coding sequence ATGATCCTAAGATTCCTCCGGGACAACCTCAAGAGGCTCCTTGGGCGCAGGCCCAAAGAGCCTCTTTCGCTACTCGTCGAGCTCCTCGGCTTCGAGCCGCAGGATAGGGCGCTCTATGACCTAGCCTTCCGCCACAGCTCCATGAGCCGTACGGATGAGACGGGCTTCAAGCTCAACAACGAGCGCCTGGAGTTCCTCGGCGACTCCGTCCTCGCCACCGCGATGAGCCACTACCTCTACCTCGAGCATCCCCACTGGGACGAGGGGGAGCTGAGTAAGCACCGCGGAGCGATGGTCAAGCGTGCCGTCAACAACGCCGTGGCCCTACGTATGGGCCTTGATCGCTTCCTGCAGATACGGCGCGACGTGCGTCAGGGCAGTAGTGACATCTATGGCAACACGCTGGAGGCGCTCATCGGGGCGATCTTCCTCGATAGGGGCTACCTGCGTGCCGAGGCCTTCGTACTGGAGCGCGTACTGCCCCTCTTCCTCGAGCTGGAGCGTAGCCTCATGGACCAGACGATGAACTATAAGTCCCTCCTGCTGGAGTGGACGCAGAAGCATCGGCTGAGCCTCGACTTCCGCATGCTGCAGGAGCCGAAGCGCAGCGGCGTGCCCTTCGTCTGTGGGGTCTTCGTCGATGATAAGCGTATCGGCCTCGGGCGGGGTCTCAACAAGAAGGAGGCCCATCAGGACGCCGCGCACAAGGCGCTGCTGGCGCTCTGCCGTGCCGACGAAGCCGTCGCCCGCGAGCTCGGCATCAATCCCGCCCTCCTCGAGAGCTCCGAGGCCTAG
- a CDS encoding acyltransferase produces MDSAKQLSSTVLSLRFPLMVLVVLIHSVPISPDMLSGDFAAYKYAVILIKEVFARVAVPAFFVFSGYYAFLGKDLGKRDVYLSEAKKKVRTLVIPYFLWNLLALVFWGAKDYLVSLLGYSVNTPFHFAWSELPNLFWFDCVNYSMWFVRDLIVMTLFTPVIYVLLRVTRGYFVLGLFILCLFVDASFHILGCGMRSFLFFSLGALVAMKSWDPIAKLKPLRGPSYLLWLVATFTLPLVFDKSYFPHLEIFYLMLAIASVVLLFASLQERAPGFVALLQRMNKYVFFIYGAHTIVILSLVREVLIRIPIFAGSSSGLILAYLLTAGIDIALTSVAYQVMKRWAPRLLSILCGGRIS; encoded by the coding sequence ATGGATAGCGCCAAGCAATTGTCCTCGACTGTTCTTTCTCTTCGCTTCCCCCTGATGGTGCTCGTCGTGCTGATTCATTCGGTACCCATCAGTCCAGATATGCTATCGGGAGATTTTGCTGCCTATAAGTATGCAGTGATATTGATAAAGGAAGTCTTCGCTCGTGTAGCTGTGCCTGCTTTCTTCGTCTTCTCTGGCTACTACGCCTTCTTAGGCAAAGATCTAGGGAAAAGGGATGTGTATCTCTCCGAGGCGAAGAAGAAGGTGCGGACGCTCGTCATCCCCTACTTCCTGTGGAACCTTTTGGCTCTAGTCTTTTGGGGAGCAAAAGACTACCTAGTTTCGCTGCTCGGATACAGCGTCAATACACCCTTCCACTTTGCCTGGTCTGAGTTGCCGAACTTGTTTTGGTTTGACTGTGTCAATTATTCCATGTGGTTTGTGCGAGACCTGATTGTCATGACACTCTTCACTCCGGTGATTTACGTCCTCCTTCGTGTGACGCGAGGGTACTTTGTCTTGGGGCTCTTTATCCTTTGCTTATTCGTAGATGCTTCCTTTCATATACTAGGATGTGGCATGCGCTCTTTCCTGTTCTTCTCCTTGGGGGCTCTTGTTGCGATGAAAAGCTGGGATCCAATAGCCAAGCTCAAGCCACTTCGGGGGCCCAGCTACCTCCTTTGGCTAGTGGCTACCTTTACGCTCCCCTTGGTCTTTGATAAAAGCTATTTCCCTCACCTCGAGATCTTCTATCTCATGCTAGCCATTGCTAGTGTGGTATTGCTCTTCGCTTCTCTCCAAGAGCGTGCTCCTGGCTTCGTGGCTTTGCTGCAAAGAATGAATAAGTACGTATTCTTTATCTACGGAGCACACACAATAGTAATCCTTAGTCTAGTTCGCGAAGTGCTGATACGTATCCCCATCTTTGCTGGGAGCAGTTCAGGGCTTATCCTTGCCTACTTGCTCACTGCTGGGATAGACATCGCTCTTACATCGGTGGCCTATCAGGTGATGAAGCGTTGGGCACCGAGGCTGCTATCTATCCTTTGTGGCGGTCGTATATCCTAG
- a CDS encoding DMT family transporter: protein MNRFKGFFFGMLASASFGLIPLFTLPMMQEGLQTDSILTYRMFLASALVAVLMLLRGVSFATRWRELPWFAFLGFFYYGSAALLFQGYHSMSSGMATTLHFLYPIGVTLIMRLVFGQRTSPYTILAIVLALSGVALLSLKGDVGMGSSPLAFALVLLSGFSYAIYLVAVNNVQLLRAMDNLKLTLYSLLCGGIYFLVDTLLSGGLQPLPSTAALGNLLLLALVPTLISNLCLVRAIKSIGSTLTSVLGAMEPLTAIVIGALVLGEQVTPVMLVGVLLIVSAVTIIVLSPLLDSNIAERLRRFARRSPRP, encoded by the coding sequence ATGAATCGATTCAAAGGCTTTTTCTTCGGGATGCTTGCCTCGGCGAGCTTCGGTCTGATCCCGCTCTTCACCCTGCCGATGATGCAGGAGGGGCTCCAGACGGATAGCATCCTCACCTACCGCATGTTCTTAGCCTCGGCACTGGTGGCGGTGCTGATGCTGCTGCGCGGGGTGAGCTTCGCCACGCGCTGGCGTGAGCTCCCGTGGTTCGCCTTCCTCGGCTTCTTCTACTACGGCTCGGCCGCGCTGCTCTTCCAGGGCTACCACAGCATGAGCAGCGGGATGGCCACGACGCTGCACTTCCTCTACCCGATCGGCGTGACGCTGATCATGCGCCTGGTCTTCGGCCAGCGCACCTCGCCGTACACGATCCTAGCGATCGTGCTGGCCCTCTCGGGTGTGGCGCTGCTGAGCCTCAAGGGCGATGTCGGCATGGGGAGCTCGCCGCTGGCCTTCGCCCTGGTGCTGCTCTCGGGCTTCTCCTACGCAATCTACCTGGTGGCGGTCAATAATGTCCAGCTGCTGCGTGCGATGGACAACCTCAAGCTGACGCTCTACTCCCTGCTCTGCGGCGGCATCTACTTCCTTGTCGATACGCTCCTCTCGGGAGGGCTGCAGCCGCTGCCCTCGACGGCGGCGCTCGGCAATCTCCTGCTGCTGGCGCTCGTCCCCACGCTCATCTCCAACCTCTGCCTCGTGCGCGCCATCAAGAGCATAGGCTCGACGCTGACCTCCGTCCTCGGCGCTATGGAGCCGCTGACGGCCATCGTCATCGGCGCGCTCGTCCTCGGTGAGCAGGTCACGCCCGTGATGCTCGTGGGGGTGCTGCTGATCGTCTCCGCCGTCACGATCATCGTTCTCTCGCCGCTGCTGGATAGCAATATCGCCGAGCGCCTACGCCGCTTCGCCCGCCGCAGCCCGAGGCCTTAG
- a CDS encoding aspartate-semialdehyde dehydrogenase produces the protein MNIAIVGVSGAVGQEFLRVLAERPIKIDRLELFASARSAGKTISFKGKEYTVRELRHGDDFEGIDIAFVSAGGSVSLEYAETITKHGAVMIDNSSAFRMQEDVPLVVPEVNGADALVRPRGIIANPNCTTIQMVVALNAIEQLSHIERVHVATYQAASGAGARGMAELDAQTKALAEGREPEVSKFAYQLAYNVIPQIDVFGQDDYTKEELKMYHETRKIMHSDIAVSATCVRVPVCRAHSEAIWVETRERLELDAVREAFRRAPGLVLQDDPEDQVYPMPLFIAEKDPVYVGRLRRDLSSERGLTFWCVGDQIKKGAALNAVQIAEYLIQSGDLAKK, from the coding sequence ATGAATATAGCCATCGTCGGAGTAAGTGGCGCCGTAGGGCAGGAGTTCCTCCGTGTCCTCGCCGAGCGCCCGATCAAAATCGACCGCCTCGAGCTCTTCGCCTCGGCGCGCAGCGCGGGCAAGACTATTAGCTTCAAGGGCAAGGAGTACACCGTGCGCGAGCTGCGTCACGGCGACGACTTCGAGGGCATAGATATCGCCTTCGTCTCCGCAGGGGGCAGCGTCTCCCTAGAGTATGCCGAGACCATCACCAAGCACGGCGCGGTGATGATCGATAACTCCAGCGCCTTCCGCATGCAGGAGGACGTCCCCCTGGTCGTCCCCGAGGTCAATGGTGCCGACGCCCTGGTGCGCCCCCGAGGGATCATTGCCAACCCCAACTGTACGACCATCCAGATGGTCGTCGCCCTCAACGCCATCGAGCAGCTCTCGCATATCGAGCGCGTCCACGTCGCTACCTATCAGGCTGCTAGCGGTGCTGGTGCGCGCGGGATGGCGGAGCTGGATGCTCAGACGAAGGCGCTGGCAGAGGGTCGTGAGCCCGAGGTATCGAAGTTCGCCTACCAGCTGGCCTACAACGTCATCCCGCAGATCGACGTCTTCGGCCAAGACGACTACACCAAGGAGGAGCTGAAGATGTACCACGAGACGCGTAAGATCATGCACAGCGACATCGCCGTCAGCGCCACCTGTGTGCGTGTCCCCGTGTGCCGTGCCCATAGCGAGGCGATCTGGGTAGAGACGCGTGAGCGCCTCGAGCTGGACGCCGTGCGCGAGGCCTTCCGTCGTGCCCCCGGGCTGGTGCTGCAGGATGATCCCGAGGATCAGGTCTATCCGATGCCGCTCTTCATCGCGGAGAAGGACCCCGTCTACGTAGGGCGTCTACGCCGTGACCTCAGCTCTGAGCGCGGCCTGACCTTCTGGTGCGTCGGAGACCAGATCAAGAAGGGTGCGGCCCTGAATGCCGTACAGATCGCCGAATACCTCATCCAGAGCGGCGACTTAGCGAAGAAGTAA
- the panC gene encoding pantoate--beta-alanine ligase — protein MKIYKEIEGLQSFVAEQRAAGKRIGFVPTMGALHAGHLSLVARALQSCDLCVVSVFVNPTQFNNPRDLETYPRDLEADACLLEAAGATALFAPEVTTIYPEPDTRVFDVGAVAEVMEGAYRPGHFNGVMQVVSRLFDIVRPDCAFFGEKDFQQIAVIRAMARQIASPVEIIACPIVREEDGLARSSRNLLLTPEGRAAAPSIYRILSESRGWVETLSPQELIARVTEEINAVPTLRVEYFDIVDTDSLQSIHSWVDSPRPHGCITVYCGEVRLIDNIAYH, from the coding sequence ATGAAGATTTATAAGGAGATCGAGGGGCTGCAGTCCTTCGTAGCGGAGCAGCGCGCCGCAGGCAAGCGTATTGGCTTTGTCCCCACTATGGGAGCGCTACATGCTGGACACCTAAGCCTCGTCGCCCGTGCCCTCCAGAGCTGCGACCTATGTGTCGTCAGTGTCTTTGTCAACCCCACACAGTTCAACAATCCTCGAGACCTCGAGACCTATCCCCGAGACCTCGAGGCCGACGCTTGTCTGCTGGAGGCGGCGGGTGCTACGGCGCTCTTCGCCCCCGAGGTGACGACGATCTACCCCGAGCCCGATACGCGCGTCTTCGACGTCGGTGCCGTGGCTGAGGTCATGGAGGGCGCCTACCGCCCAGGGCACTTCAATGGGGTGATGCAGGTCGTCTCACGTCTCTTCGACATCGTCCGACCCGACTGTGCCTTCTTCGGCGAGAAGGACTTCCAGCAGATCGCCGTTATCCGCGCCATGGCCCGTCAGATCGCGAGCCCCGTGGAGATCATCGCTTGCCCCATCGTCCGCGAGGAGGATGGACTGGCGCGCAGCAGCCGCAATCTGCTGCTTACCCCCGAGGGCCGTGCCGCTGCCCCCAGCATCTACCGCATCCTCTCCGAGAGCCGCGGCTGGGTCGAGACGCTGAGCCCCCAGGAGCTCATCGCCCGTGTGACCGAGGAGATCAACGCGGTGCCCACGCTGCGCGTCGAGTACTTCGACATCGTAGATACCGATAGTCTCCAGTCCATCCACAGCTGGGTAGATAGCCCCCGCCCACATGGCTGCATCACCGTCTACTGCGGTGAGGTGCGCCTCATTGATAACATTGCTTACCACTAA